A region of the Sideroxydans lithotrophicus ES-1 genome:
AATTCGAGACGCTGCAGTCACGATATCCGTATGGGCGTTATGCGCAGCAGGCGCAGATGGAAATCGCCTACGCCTACTATAAGCACAGCGAACCGGCACCGGCGATAGCCGCACTGGACCATTTCGCAAAGATGTACCCCATGAGCACGCATCTGGATTACGTGCTCTATCTCAAGGGGCTCATCAACTTCAACGAGAACATCAACAGCCTTTTCGGCACCATGTTCAAGCAGGACCCATCGGAACGGGATCCTTCGGCATTGCGTGAATCATTCAATTCGTTCAAGGAACTGGTCACGCGCTTTCCCGACAGCAAATACGCACCAGACGCCAAACTGCGCATGCAATACCTGCTCAATTCACTGGCCAGTTCGGAAATACATATCGCCAGCTATTACCTGCGGCGCGGAGCCTATGTCGCTGCCGCCAATCGTGCCAAGAGTGTATTGATCGACTTCCCGAATACTCCGCAAACTCGCGAAGCCCTGCAGATACTGGTACAGGCCTACGATGCGATGGGGATGGAAGTCCTGCGCGACGACACGCAGCGTGTACTTTCCCTTAATGTCGCCAAAGACGGCAACCAGCCCGCCATCAAGGAAACACCACGGAACAGCTCGCCGTGGTGGGAATTCTGGGACTGATGCCGTGAAGTTCTGTCCGGAATGCGGCGCCCCCGTCGCGTTGTCGCTGCCACAGGATGACCACCGCGAGCGTCACGTCTGCACCGTCTGCAACACCATCCATTATCAGAATCCCAAACTCATCGTCGGCGCGATCCCCGAGTGGCAAGATGGGCGTATCTTGCTTTGCCGCCGCGCCATTGAACCGCGTCATGGACTGTGGACACTCCCTGCGGGGTTTATGGAGAATGGCGAAACAACGGCACAGGCAGCCGCTCGCGAAACGCTGGAAGAAGCCAATGCCCGCATCGAGATACTTGATCTCTATGCGATGTACAACCTGCCTTACATCAATCAGGTACAACTGCTTTATCGGGCAACGCTGCTCGATCTGGATTTTTCACCTGGCGTGGAAAGTCTTGAAGTGGAACTGTTCGGCGAAAACGAGATACCATGGGACACGCTCGCCTTCCGCCCGATACGCTACACTCTGGAACACTATTTCGCCGACCGCAAACGCGACGAATTCATTTTCCGCAACACCGATCTGACGCCCCCGACACGCTGAACCCACAACGGAATATCTGAATCAGCAGATCAGCTTGTTGTCGCAATTCCGGGTTTGATAATGCAGCTTGCATGCACTGACCAGCCAGGCAGTCTGGTGAACGAATCGAATCGCATAAATGATCAGACAAAAAAAGAAGAAACAATGATCAATATAAATAAAGCTGCAAGACCCACGGCTAGTTTTTTTAATGACTGTTCGGTTTGTTTTTTGTGTTGAGCGTATAGATCTTCGAAATTGTTTGGCAAAATGACTTCCCTTTAGAATGTATCCGGTTTCGCTTCCGGAGCGAATGTGCGAACTTTGATTCTTTCCCGTTTATAGTTCGCTGCGCCCACTTCAAGGCTGTCGGAAATAACAGCATCACAAAACATACTTCTCTCAATCCAGCCGGGTTCGGACTTGTGCTTCTCCTGAAAGTTCAAGGTAGCCATCAGTTTTTCTGGAAGCCCCTGCTCTGGTCAAAACTGCAAATCAAACATCGCCGCGTATTCCAATTCAGATCGCATGCACTTTCGTTGCATATGTATTTTCAATTGATCAGGCGCATTCAAATAACATGATTAATATTCATATGGTTGACCTGGCTAAGGTGCGTTATCCAGCGCTGTCTTCACGGGGTAATACTTGACTTTATTTCTTGGTTATGGCAGTGTATTTTCACATCAGCTATCGCTCAACACAGAAAGTAGTAGTCGCATGGCGAGTTCTGATTGCCACTTTTCGTAACAGTAATGCGTACAGGAGGTAATCATCATGGACACGACCTTAAAATCCAGCCACGGCAAAACATGGCTCGCAGATGATGGAAATTTCTATACTGAGCTTGGCGCACTTGCAGTCGATTTGTTATTGATTTCTTTTTTGCTGGTTTGATCTGAGTGATCAATTTCGTTGCTGGCCATTCGTGCCGGTGCAACAAAGTGTATTGCCAGTACTGTTTTGATGCAGTGCGAATTTGAATCGAAAATTAGGACAATGCAGGTTAGGCGCATGTGGTGAAGCCTGTGTGCATTTTTTCAATCGAAGCTGACTATCCCTTGTTTAAATCCTCATTATCATCACTGATTGTTTTCCGCCTTGCATTTTGTCTATGCAATTATCAATATTGATAAAAGGCCTAATACAGGCCCCTCTACACTGTTTTTTATAGCATCACATTTTCTTTACGCTATATTGGCGATGCCTTTACGGAGCCGCTGGTAGCATGTTTCCAGTGGGCTAACCGAAATCTCTAATGCCCTCTCTGTATCCTTGCGATAAAAGGACAGAAATAATTCATCCGCACTTCAACTAAACTAAAAGGGAAATCATGAAATCAGTTATCGTCAGCATGACAGTAGCAGCAGGATTGATGGTTGCAGGTAGCGCAATGGCAACCGAGATGCCAGCTTTGGCCAAGAAGAACGGCTGTACCGCTTGCCACGCAATCGACCATAAGGTGGTCGGCCCGGCATGGATGGATGTGTCCAAAAAATACAAGGGCGCAAAAACATATAAATATTCCAACACTGGCTCGGCTGCCGCCAATGCCAAGGAATATCCCCTGGTTGAAGGCTTGATGATGAAGGTTTCCAAGGGTGGCCATGGTAACTGGGGTTCTGCAGCCATGATCCCCAACGATCCAGCCGGCAAGAAGCAAGGCGAGATCAAGGAGTTGGTCGAGTTTGTATTGGGCCTGGACAAATAAGTCTAGGACGAACAATAAAAAAGCCGGCAATAGCCGGCTTTTTTATTGTTCAAAATTCAGATGACCACGTCACAGTGCACATGTAATTCCGATTCAGTTCGCGCGATGGCCGCGCTCAAACCTGTCATGCCTTTCTTCGGAACTGCCAGATTTTCCCCGATTGAACTTTCTGCGTCGATCTGAACTGGCTTTGAACATTTCCAGATTCTGCCCACGCCTGCGCTCAAACTCCATTCGGCGCACCTGTGACGACCGCGACTGCTCCAGCCGATGCTGGTCATTGCGTCTTCCTGCTACCTGCCCTTGACCATGTCCTGACACACTCCTGCGCTGGTTCACGATGTGACTGAGCCGCTCCCTATGCAGAGACCTGAATTTCCTGATGCGATCTTCGCGCATCTGATTGAGGCGGCCATGCAATATTTCTTTACGTCGCTGAATGCGCTCTTCGATCCGGAGTCTGCGAACTGCGAAGAAGTGCGGACGCCGGGCAAGGAAGAAAGGAGCGATCACTCTGCCTTTAGGAGCAAATGCATACTTCCCCGGCGTAACTTCGGCTTCGCCTTGCGCCGTTCGCAGCACAGTCGCCCCTTCGTTGACATTGTCATAGGTACCTGGCTCATCGCCATCTCCCTTATCAATCACGGTGGTCTCATGGTCGGTACCCCGGATGCCGATCGTGGCAGTAGGCGTAGTCAATCGATAGGCAGAAGTATTGAATTTCCCTATCCAGCCGGTGATGGAGCGAATCGAGCCTTTGAGCAGCGACATGAATATCTTGTCAGATGAATCGCCCTCAGCCTTGTATTCGTCCACGCGAAATACGCTATTCGGCCTGATCGCGATGATGCCACCATCTTCTGTTACAAGATGAACTTCGCCTTCGGACCCGGAGTTTATCGTCTGACCTTCGAATATCTTCAAACCGACAGAAACAACTGTGGTCTTGCCTGACTGATCTGCGATATAGGCCTTGCCGGAAAGGGCGTCAACGGTACCAAACAGCTCCGCCGAATACGCGAAATTGCAAACCATCAGTGACGCCAATATTGCAAGTACGTTTCTCAATGGCCCCTCTCGAGTTCTTGCGCGACCCCGTTTCGTTTCAGGATTTTATTTTAATGCAAACACGACGAATTGGTCATTTACGGCAAGATACGTTGATCAACTGGATCGAGTTCTCCAAATCGACCATCGCATGGGACACTTTGGGCAACCGGAGCAGAGGCGGCCGAGATCGCTATGCCACCTGTTCCGCCCAAATGGGAGATCAAATTACGATAGCTTCAATTGTGCCTTTGATTTCCGGCCTGGAGTTGCGGGAGGAATGTAGCCAGATATCCGGCATTTTATCCCCTCTATCTTCTTGCCCTTTTCAAACCTGATAGAAAGGCATGACATCACCTGACCCTTGGCAGTCAGTTCAGATAGATATACCCGCGTCTTGGAAAGCGGGATTCCTGTAGCTTTAGCTATTTCAGAATCGAGATGCTCACCACGCGTTTTCAGGTATTGCAGTATTTCGTTCATAATTATCGCCTGAAGGAATCGATTTCAAAATGATAAGAGGCGGTTCTCACCGCCCCTTGAATGAAAACCAGTCTTGAAGATCAGACTTTAAGCAAGGCCAGCCCACGCGGCAATCGATGCTGCAGCAGCAGCAAGCCAACCAAATGCCAGATTAAACTTTGCATCTTCTGGAATGTAATTGCTGTTTGTTTTGTCGCTCATTCTGAATCTCCTTTATCTAAAGTCACCGTTAGAAATCTAACGCTAAACCCGCCCTTAACTATCTGGGCAACGATATGACTGGAGATTCAGACTTTAGTTCTACCGCTCGTCCCTTGAGCGTTGCCGCCTGTCGGTGACGCCTGAAAGCCATTTATGATCAATTACTTCTTTGTTCCGTTAACTGTTGCCTTCAGCGTTGCACCAGCCTTGAATGCAGGAACTTTGGATGCTTTGATCTTAAGTTCAGCACCTGTTGCCGGGTTGCGACCAGTTCGTGCAGCACGCTTGCGCACTTCAAATGTCCCGAAACCAACCAGAGCTACGTTATCGCCTTTCTTGAGTGTTGCGGTAACGATGTCGATCAATGCAGCGATATTGCGATCTGCGTCAGCCTTGCTGCTCCCAGTCTTTTCTGCCAATGCGTCGATGAGTTCTTTGCGGTTCATGAGTAATGACTCCTTGTTGTTATGGGTGAAGTACCGACACGGATTGTTGTAGATATTGGCGTGGCTGGCAAGGGAGAATTAGCCTTATCCCAAGAAGGTCAATGCTCCGATTCCTATCCCAAGGCCAATCGTTAATCACATGCTATTGATAATTATAATAATTTGCAGAACAAGCCCTGATTCCGCTACTTCCTGCTTATCCCCATGGCTTTAAAAAATCGTGGCGCAAGATCGGGTTGATTCTCCTGATTGGCAAAGTGCCCAGTCATCTCCTGGTCAAGCAGGCTAAGGCGATCCGCCAAAGCTGGGTGCGTCTTGAACATCAGTGCCACACTGGAGTCGCTTGGATTGATCGATTGCAGGGTCTGCAACACCGCAGGCAGGCCATAAGGATCGTATCCTGCACGAGCAGCGATCACCACGCCCATACGATCGGCCTCGAACTCGTCTTGCTTGTCCAGACCACGCGCATACACCTCTGTGCCCGCACTGACCAGTTTGGAGAATCTGGGATCCCCACCATTGCTCCTGATCGCATCGTTCGCCAAATCTGCCAGCAACTCGGTACGAGCCCCCTTCTTGATGGCCTGCAGATGATGTTTGCGCAACACGTGTGATATCTCATGTGCCAACACGCCAGCCAACTCGGCCTCGCTGTTCATCTGGGCCAAAAGCCCTTTGGTGATGAATACATAGCCACCAGGCGCAGAGAATGCATTCACATCGTTGTCGTCGAGTACACCAAACTGCCACGGTAGATCGGGGCGTTCCGTTTGCAGGGTGAGCCAGCGTCCAACACGATTCACATATTCCTGTACTGGGGGGTTATCGAGCAGTGGCGCAGCACCCAGCAAGTTGCTGGCAATGCCCTCTCCCAAAGAGATCTCCTGCGGCTCGTTGATGTCTGCGTTGGCCTTCTGGACTTTCTGAACGGCTTCCGCCGCTTTTTTCCAGTCAATACTGCCGAAATCAAAGGCGGCGGCTGGAAGCATGCTACCCAGCAAGCACAACATGGCTATCGCTTGATTCGTTTTCATCATTGGCCTCCGTTCAGATAACCGACGCTCTGCGCGTGCAGCTTGCCTTCCGCAGCAAAGCGTTGCGCCTCCTGACGGCTCACCACATAACGTTTCCCTGCCTGCAATGCCTGCGGGTTGGGTTTGGTGTTTTTCAGTTGCTCCTCCGAGAGACCACGTATGCCGGTGGTCACCGTACTGTTGCTCCTGCCGGTGGAAGCAACGTTGAACAAGGCCATCAGTCCGTTGTCGCCGCGCTTGCCTTGCCCGTTCGCTTCCAGACGCAGGCTCAACATCTTCACCCAGCCGGTGAATGAGGGTGATTTGACTTCCGTCCAGCTTGCACGCCGTCCCAGAACCTCGACTCTGCTGCGTGGCGGCAACGATGTCAGCGTCTGCGCATCGCTATATGGTTTGGCTTTGAGTTCGGTAGGACGTATGGTGTAAGCATATTCCGCTGCCCAGACTGTCGGCACCAAGCCGAACAGTAAACAAATTGCGATGATGTGTTTCATTCCTGCTTGCCTCCTTTTTCGACTGGTGCGAACAATTCCACCTCCTGCTCGCGCCCTTTGACTTTGAACGACCCAAATGATTTGAACTCGAACGCATCGCCACATGCGTCTTTGGTCTCGCGCGACACCAGGATCCGCGATACCCCTTTGGTCAGTCCTTCGATGCGGCTGCCCAGATTAACGGTATCGCCAATGGCGGTATATTCGCGGCGCTGATCGGACCCGATCAAACCCACCACCGCGGGTCCGGTATGGATACCGATACCGACATCAAAAGCAGCATCTTCCTCGCCCAACTCATGCTTGAAGCGCTGCAACACCCGCCCCATCTCCAGCGCCGCTTCCACGGCATGGCGCGCATGATCCGGGTCATCCAGCGGCGCGCCCCAGAACGCCATGATGCAGTCACCGATGAATTTATCCAGCGATCCTCCATGCCGGAAGACTACTTCGACCTGCAAAGTGAAATAGCGGTTCAACAGGTCTACCACCTGCTGCGGTGTGCGTTTTTCCGATAGCGTGGTGAAGCCGCGAATGTCGGAGAACAGGATGGTGATCTGGCGGCTTTCACCTGCGCGACTCAAACCGCCGTGCGCCACCAGTTCCTGTACCACGTGTGGATTGACGAAGCGGCTGAACATCTGCACCGCCTGCTCGCGCGACTTGCGTTCGCGCAAGTATTCTTGCAGTGCAAAAACGAAGTAGCAGCTCCATGCCAGCAGCAATGGAGACAACACAGGAAGCAGCAGCAACTGCGCGACTGCCCAATACGACCCCAACAACAGCAACAGCGTGACCGCCAGCAAAACCAGGCCGACTTTGAGTGCGTTCACACCCCGCATGAAAGCGATGCTCAACAGCCCCAGCATCAACAGGGAGATCCCGACAGCAAAGCCTTCATCGGCCTGGCGCATCATGCGACCATTCTTCAGGTCATCTATCGCTGTCGCCAGTATCTCCATCCCGGGATACAGACTTGCCATCGGTGTTACCCGCACATCATGCAACCCGGTAGCTGCAGTCCCGATGATGACAATCTTGCCTTTCAGCTCGTCAGCCGCACGCTGGGGATGTTCACGATTGAAGTCCTCATACAGGTCGGCATACGAAACATGCTGAAAAGAGCCTGGAGCTCCGCGCCAAGCCAGTATCAAGTCCGGTTGCTGCGGTACGGCATAACCCAAATCCTTGGCCACCCTGGCCGGTAACGATGGAATCAGCCAGCCATGAGCATCGTTATACAACTGGTAACGCCGCCCCACCCCGTCGGAATCCTGCACAAAGTTGATCGTACCTGTACGCCAGTGAGCCGGATCGACTGCCAAGGGTGGCAATATGGCAATGTGCGCATCTTCATCGGCATGGTCGGTGCGCTGCAAACCCAGCAAATCCGCCACCTGGGAGGCAGGCGCCCCCTGCCGGTCCATCTCCGCATCGCGCCTGACCATCGGAAAATAAACGTTGCTCACGCCTTGCAGGGATCGATTGAATTCGCGATCGCTATCCGGACGGAATTCATCACGCTCGCTGAACAGGATATCGAACACGATGGCTTTGGGATGCTGCCGTGCAATGCCTCTTACCATTTCACCATGCACTGAACGCGGCCACGGCCAGCTGCCGGCACTTTCCTGCATGCGCGCAAGGCTGGAATCGTCAATATCCACGATGACGATGTCTGCATCCGGTTTCAGGCTTTGTGCCTGTTGGCGCACGAACCAATCGGACAAACGATGTTCCAGCGGGGAGAGCGCGTGCAGCCAGGACAACTCAACAATGGCCAGAGTAAGGAACAAGGCACCGATACGCAATGAAGTTCGGCGCCTGTTTGAGGTGGGGGAAATATCCATAGATGCACATACTAATCGCTTTGCACGGATTGCAACAAGATGGATGCAACAAGCCATGCTTTCCCCCTATAATCACGGCTATTCTTAAGTTCCGTCCAACTTTACATGCCCCAGATGCGAATCTTCATGCTGCTTGCAAGCCTGTTGCTGACAGGTTGCAGTTCCGTCAGTCTTAGCAATTATGGACAGCAGAAAGACCCGTTCGAGTCGTTCAATCGCGGTGTTTTCGTATTCAATGACGCGCTTGATCGGGCTGTTGTCAAACCGGTAGCAAAAGGTTATAGCGCAGTGATGCCAGTTCCTGCAAAGACCATGGTCAACAACTTCTTCTCCAATCTGGACGATGTGGTGGTCACCGCCAACGATCTGCTGCAACTGAAATTCAAGCAGGCTATCAGCGATGCCAGCCGCGTGATCTTCAACAGCACGTTTGGTGTGTTCGGCCTGTTTAACATCACTGACCGCCTGGAAAAGCATAATGAGGATTTCGGCCAGACTTTAGGGTACTGGGGAGTACCTACCGGCCCGTATCTGATGTTGCCGATACTGGGACCGAGCACGATCCGCGATGGAACGGGACGCTATGTAGATGGCTTCTCCAGTGTCATCAGCAACACCAAGCATGTTCCAACGCGCAATACCGCCTGGGCCGTTGAAGGTGTGGATACCAGAGCCGGTCTGCTGGAACAGGAGAAAGTGCTGGATAGCGCGATCATCGATCGTTACAGCTTCATACGGGATGCCTATCTGATGCACCGGCAAAGCCTGGTCTACGACGGCGACCCGCCGCGACAAAAGTTCGATGATGATGAATAAGAAAACGGCGGGTATTCCCCGCCGTTTTCATTCCGCCGAATTCCCGTTCGGTCACAACCCGCTACGCAACGCCTCGATCCGTTCATCCAGTGGTGGATGGGTCATGAACAGCCTGGAAAACCCGCCTTGACTGGAGATTGCCATCGCCGCCATGTTCTGTGGCATCGCGGCCTGCTCATGGTTCAGCTTCAGGCGCTCCAGAGCGGCAATCATCTTTTGCCTTCCGGCCAGATTCGCGCCGCCTGCATCGGCACGGAATTCACGTTGACGCGAAAACCACATGACGATCATGCTGGCAAGGATACCCAGTACGATCTGGGCGGCGATCTCAGCCACGAAGGCGCCGACACCGGGGCCGTTGCGCGGGTCGTTCTTGAGCAGCACACGATCCACCAGGATACCGACGATCTTGGCAAAAAAGACCACAAAGGTGTTGACCACCCCCTGGATCAGCGCCAGCGTCACCATATCGCCGTTGGCGACGTGGCTGATCTCATGGCCCAGTACTGCTTCGGCTTCATCGCGGCTCATGCTGTGCAACAGGCCAGTGCTCACGGCAACGAGCGCGCTATTCCGGTTCCAGCCGGTGGCAAAGGCATTCACGTCCGGCGCATCATAGATCGCCACTTCCGGCATGCCGATACCCGCAGCCAGTGCCTGACGGCGCACGGTTTCAACCAGCCAGCGCTCGGTCGGATCCTGCGGGTTTTCGATCACCTGGGCGCCAACCGACATCTTGGCCATCCATTTGGACATCAGCAGCGAAATGATGGAGCCGGAAAAACCGATCACTGCCGACATCACCAACAGCGCATTGAAGTTGATCGCACCACTTTGATCCAGCACCCGATCCACACCCAACAGGCGCAACACGATGTTGATGACCAGCAAGACCGCAATATTGGTCAGAACGAACAAAAATATACGTTTCATTGCTTAACTCTCCAAAGGTACGAATTTACGCGGCGCGCAGTGTAACACTCTTGCCGTGGACTGCCAGATGCGGGCAAACCCACGGTTTTTCAAGCCCAAGAGTCTCTACACTCAGCCATTTTTGAATGTCCGTAGCGCAAAAAGTTGCATCACCTTGCCAGCCATGGGGAATCATCGCCTAAACCAAAACTATGATTGACATTTGGTCGAGCACATCACTAGGATAAGCAAAATAACTCGAGGTGACTGAAATGGCCGATCGTTACACGCATACTGCTGTCACCCTGCACTGGCTGATCGCCCTGCTGATCTTCGCCACTTTTCCGTTAGCGCTATACATGACCGGCCTGCACCTGTCGCCTCTGAAATTGCGCTTGTATGCCTACCACAAATGGGCGGGAATGATCGTGCTGATGCTCGCTTTAGTCCGCATATATTGGCGTGTCACGCACCGTCCTCCAGCCATGCCGGATAGCATGGTGAAATGGGAGAAACTCGCCGCTCATGCCATGCACCATGCACTTTACTTGCTGATTTTCATCATTCCCATCACCGGCTGGCTGATGAGTTCCGCCAAAGGTTTCCCGGTCGTCTTGTTTGGGGTACTGCCTTTCCCGGACATGGTTGGCAAGAACAAGGAACTGGGCGATCTGCTGCAGGAAGTGCATGAAGTGCTCAATTACACCATGCTCGGCTTGGTGATTGCCCACGTCGCTGCTGCGCTCAAGCATCACTTCATCGAACGCGATGACATCCTTAAGCGTATGGTTCCATTCCTCAACAAGGGGGCATAAGGATACAATCCTTTTCCCGCATCTGGAATTGATAACATTCAAGGAGAACTGCCATGAGTAAATCACTGCCAATCCTTCTTGGTGCGTTACTCTCCATTCCTGCTTATTCAATGGATAACTACACCATCGATCCGACACATACCTGGCCCATGTTTGAAGTGAATCACCTGGGTTATTCGACACAGCGCGGGCGCTTCAACAAATCGAGCGGCAAGATAACCCTCGATATCGCTGCCAAGCAAGGGAGCGTAGATATCACCATTGACGCTGCCTCGCTCGACATGGGTTTCGCCAAGTGGGATGAACACATGAAGGGCGAGGAGTTCTTTAATGTCGTGCAATATCCGACCATTCACTTCATTTCCGACAAACTGATCTTCGACGGCGATAAAGTTGTCGGAGCGGAAGGCAAGTTCACTTTGCTTGGCACGACCCGTCCGCTTTCCTTGCAGGTCGATAACTTCCATTGCGCACCGTTTCCGCTGACCCGAAAGATGCACTGCGGTGCGAACATCTCCGCAACCATCTCTCGCACCCAGTTCGGCATGGCCAAGTTCGTTCCCATGGTCAGCGACGAGGTCAAACTCTTTTCCCCGATCGAGGCCGACAAAGATTAAAGCCAGTCTCGAACCGAAAGGGAAACCGTCTCGCAGCAAGGACTACAGTCAACTCATAGTATTGAAAAGCAATAAGCCCACCTGATTCAAAACCAGGCGGGCTTATTGGGGAATTCCGGCTTGAAACTTATTTCTTGTCAGTAGATTGCCTGGCTTCCTTGTCGGCTTTCTTCTTGGCCTTCTTTGCTGCTCTGGCGGCTTTCTTGTCTGCCTTTGCGCCATCCTTGGCTACCGGCTCCTGGCTTGCCTTCTCGGCCTTTGTATCAGCCTTCTTGTCATCCTTGCTCTTCCTCTTGTCAGCCTTGGCGGGCTTCTCTTCCTTGCCTGTGGTGCTCGCACCGCTCACAGACAGCTCGGAACGCATCTTAGCCACGGTCTTGTCGCCGAAACCTTTGACATGCTTCAGATCTTCCACACTTGCAAACGGGCCATTCTTGGTGCGGTAGTCGATGATGGCCTGCGCCTTTGCAGGACCGATACCCTTGACTGCATCCAGCTCATCCTTGCTCGCCGTATTCAGATTGACCGCTGCAAACGCCATGCCGGTAAATGCAAAGAACATAGCCAGCACCGACAATAACTTCTTCATGCTTTTCTCCTTTTCTATGAACGACAGATGTCGCACAGAAGAAACGCAGTAGCAATCATTAAGTTGACCGTTTCAGCAAATGATTTACATAGCGTGCTGTGCCTTGCTCAACGGTCAGGAACGGCTGCTCGTAACCGACCTCGCGCAGGGCAGTCATATCGGCCTGCGTGTAGCTTTGATACTTTCCCTTCAGCTGTTCCGGGAAAGGGATATATCGTATGAGTTGCTGCTGATGCATCTGCTCCAGCGTCAAAGCACCTTCACTATTGGCTGCGCGCAGGGTGTTGATGGTCGC
Encoded here:
- a CDS encoding ComEA family DNA-binding protein — its product is MKKLLSVLAMFFAFTGMAFAAVNLNTASKDELDAVKGIGPAKAQAIIDYRTKNGPFASVEDLKHVKGFGDKTVAKMRSELSVSGASTTGKEEKPAKADKRKSKDDKKADTKAEKASQEPVAKDGAKADKKAARAAKKAKKKADKEARQSTDKK